A single region of the Streptomyces sp. NBC_01262 genome encodes:
- a CDS encoding DUF3099 domain-containing protein gives MRKHIRPEVVRITGARVGLSEDVRGRQRRYIISMSVRTVSFILFVSLWNVSRPVGWIALVLGLLLPYVAVVIANAGRENAPSLPSSFVSAPLRPMLERGKEKAENLPADPGTEEQASPRTGQT, from the coding sequence ATGCGGAAGCACATCCGCCCCGAGGTCGTCCGGATCACCGGGGCCCGGGTCGGGCTGAGCGAGGATGTGCGGGGCCGGCAGCGGCGCTACATCATCTCGATGTCGGTGCGCACGGTGTCGTTCATCCTCTTCGTCTCCCTGTGGAACGTGTCGCGGCCGGTGGGCTGGATCGCGCTGGTCCTGGGGCTGCTGTTGCCCTACGTGGCCGTAGTGATCGCCAACGCCGGGCGGGAGAACGCCCCGTCGCTTCCGTCGAGCTTCGTCTCGGCGCCGCTGCGGCCGATGCTGGAGCGCGGCAAGGAGAAAGCGGAGAACCTCCCGGCGGATCCCGGCACGGAGGAGCAGGCTTCGCCACGCACCGGACAGACGTGA
- the moaA gene encoding GTP 3',8-cyclase MoaA, whose protein sequence is MLLDTYGRIATDLRVSLTDRCNLRCTYCMPEEGLQWLGKPDLLTDDEIVRMVRIAVTLLGVKDVRFTGGEPLLRPGVVGIVERCAALEPRPRMSLTTNGIGLARTAVALRDAGLNRVNVSLDTLRPDVFQTLTRRKRHDDVIRGLEAAHAAGLTPVKVNTVLMRGVNDDEAPELLQWALDHGYELRFIEQMPLDAQHGWQRDDMVTADDILTSLGSRFTLTPEPDAARGHAPAERWLVDGGPARVGVIASVTRPFCRACDRTRLTADGQIRNCLFAREESDLRGPLRDGAGDEEMAELWKKAMWGKKAGSGLDDPAAFEQPERPMSAIGG, encoded by the coding sequence ATGCTGCTCGACACGTACGGCCGCATCGCCACTGACCTGCGCGTATCCCTCACCGACCGCTGCAATCTGCGCTGTACGTACTGCATGCCCGAGGAAGGCCTCCAGTGGCTCGGCAAGCCCGACCTCCTCACCGATGACGAGATCGTCCGGATGGTACGGATCGCCGTCACGCTGCTCGGCGTCAAGGACGTCCGCTTCACCGGCGGCGAACCGCTGCTGCGCCCCGGCGTCGTCGGCATAGTCGAGCGCTGCGCCGCCCTGGAGCCCCGGCCCAGGATGTCCCTGACCACCAACGGCATCGGCCTGGCCCGTACGGCGGTCGCGCTGCGCGACGCGGGACTGAACCGGGTCAATGTCTCCCTCGACACCCTGCGCCCCGACGTCTTCCAGACCCTCACCCGCCGCAAGCGCCACGACGACGTCATACGCGGCCTGGAGGCCGCCCACGCCGCCGGACTGACCCCGGTCAAGGTCAACACCGTGCTGATGCGGGGCGTCAACGACGACGAGGCCCCCGAGCTGCTCCAGTGGGCCCTCGACCACGGCTACGAGCTGCGCTTCATCGAGCAGATGCCGCTCGACGCCCAGCACGGCTGGCAGCGCGACGACATGGTCACCGCCGACGACATCCTCACCAGCCTCGGCAGCCGCTTCACCCTCACCCCCGAGCCCGACGCCGCCCGCGGCCACGCCCCCGCCGAGCGCTGGCTGGTCGACGGTGGCCCGGCCCGCGTCGGCGTCATAGCCTCCGTCACCCGCCCCTTCTGCCGGGCCTGCGACCGGACCCGGCTCACCGCGGACGGCCAGATCCGCAACTGCCTGTTCGCCCGCGAGGAGTCCGACCTGCGCGGCCCGCTGCGCGACGGGGCCGGCGACGAGGAGATGGCCGAGCTGTGGAAGAAGGCGATGTGGGGCAAGAAGGCCGGCTCCGGCCTCGACGACCCCGCCGCCTTCGAGCAGCCCGAGCGCCCGATGTCAGCGATCGGCGGCTGA
- a CDS encoding solute symporter family protein, producing MESHTVFLGAAASEHRALIISLFAVFVAATLGITVWAGRQTKDATDFYAGGRSFTGFQNGLAISGDYMSAASFLGIAGAIALVGYDGFLYSIGFLVAWLVALLLVAEPLRNSGRFTMADVLAFRLRQRPVRTAAGTSTIVVSIFYLLAQMVGAGALVSLLLGVTGDGPKRLIVAVVGIVMVLYVTIGGMKGTTWVQIIKAVMLILGTLLITILVLNKFNWNISSLLGAAAEKSGHGSKFLEPGMKYGIDSTSKINFISLGLALVLGTAGLPHILVRFYTVPTAKAARKSVNWAIGIIGCFYLMTIALGFGAAALVGAANITAVDKSGNTAAPQLAEAVGGGAGSTWGAILLAVISAVAFATILAVVAGLTLASSASFAHDLWANVIRKGETSEKNEVMVAKIAAVVIGAVAIVLGMYATKLNAAALVALAFAVAASANLPTILYSLYWKGFKTQGAVWSIYGGLSSAVLLVVFSPVVSGAPDSLFSGSDFHWFPLTNPGIVSIPLGFVLGWLGTVLSGEQPDAEKYKELEVRALTGAGAH from the coding sequence ATGGAATCGCACACCGTCTTCCTCGGTGCCGCCGCGAGCGAGCACCGGGCCCTGATCATCAGCCTGTTCGCGGTCTTCGTCGCCGCGACCCTCGGCATCACCGTCTGGGCCGGCCGGCAGACCAAGGACGCCACCGACTTCTACGCCGGCGGCCGCTCCTTCACCGGCTTCCAGAACGGCCTGGCGATCTCCGGCGACTACATGTCCGCCGCCTCGTTCCTCGGCATCGCCGGCGCCATCGCCCTGGTCGGCTACGACGGCTTCCTCTACTCGATCGGCTTCCTCGTCGCCTGGCTCGTCGCCCTGCTCCTGGTCGCCGAACCGCTGCGCAACTCCGGCCGCTTCACGATGGCCGACGTCCTCGCCTTCCGGCTCAGACAGCGCCCGGTGCGCACGGCGGCCGGCACCTCCACCATCGTCGTGTCGATCTTCTACCTGTTGGCCCAGATGGTCGGCGCGGGCGCGCTCGTCTCGCTGCTGCTCGGCGTCACCGGCGACGGCCCCAAGCGGCTGATCGTCGCGGTCGTGGGCATCGTGATGGTCCTCTACGTCACCATCGGCGGCATGAAGGGCACCACCTGGGTGCAGATCATCAAGGCCGTGATGCTGATCCTGGGCACCCTGCTGATCACGATCCTGGTGCTCAACAAGTTCAACTGGAACATCTCCTCCCTCCTCGGCGCCGCCGCCGAGAAGAGCGGCCACGGCTCGAAGTTCCTGGAGCCGGGGATGAAATACGGCATCGACAGCACCAGCAAGATCAACTTCATCTCGCTCGGCCTCGCCCTCGTCCTGGGCACTGCCGGCCTCCCGCACATCCTGGTGCGCTTCTACACGGTGCCCACCGCAAAGGCCGCCCGTAAATCCGTGAACTGGGCGATCGGCATCATCGGCTGCTTCTACCTGATGACCATCGCGCTCGGCTTCGGCGCCGCCGCCCTGGTCGGCGCGGCGAACATCACCGCCGTCGACAAGTCCGGCAACACCGCCGCCCCGCAGCTCGCCGAGGCCGTCGGCGGCGGTGCGGGCTCCACCTGGGGCGCCATCCTGCTGGCGGTGATCTCGGCGGTCGCCTTCGCGACCATCCTCGCCGTTGTCGCCGGGCTCACCCTGGCCTCGTCGGCCTCCTTCGCCCACGACCTGTGGGCGAACGTGATCCGCAAGGGGGAGACCAGCGAGAAGAACGAGGTCATGGTGGCCAAGATCGCGGCCGTGGTGATCGGCGCGGTGGCCATTGTGCTCGGCATGTACGCCACCAAACTCAACGCCGCCGCCCTCGTCGCCCTCGCCTTCGCGGTCGCGGCCTCCGCCAATCTCCCGACGATCCTCTACAGCCTCTACTGGAAGGGCTTCAAGACCCAGGGCGCGGTCTGGTCGATCTACGGCGGACTGAGCTCGGCGGTGCTCCTGGTGGTCTTCTCCCCGGTGGTCTCCGGCGCCCCCGACTCCCTCTTCTCCGGCAGCGATTTCCACTGGTTCCCGCTCACCAACCCCGGCATCGTCTCGATCCCGCTCGGCTTCGTCCTCGGCTGGCTGGGCACGGTCCTGTCCGGCGAGCAGCCGGACGCCGAGAAGTACAAGGAGCTGGAGGTGCGCGCCCTCACCGGAGCGGGTGCGCACTGA
- a CDS encoding FadR/GntR family transcriptional regulator, producing the protein MPLTSPRRSALADQVIAQIRAQITSGEWPVGSRIPTEPQLVEQLGVARNTVREAVRALAHNGLLDIRQGSGTYVLATSELAGVMHRRFATADTRHVSELRSALESAAARLAAQRRTQRDLAHLDAALDRRERAWESGDAEAFVEADATLHLAVVAASHNEVIAELYADLGQVLRAFLRADMGGELRPENYVDHARLVEAIRAGDGDTAAAEAAAHAFSWCVSGHPA; encoded by the coding sequence ATGCCACTGACCTCGCCCCGGCGTTCCGCGCTGGCCGACCAGGTGATCGCCCAGATCCGGGCCCAGATCACCTCCGGCGAGTGGCCTGTCGGGTCCCGTATCCCCACCGAGCCGCAGCTCGTCGAGCAGCTCGGCGTCGCCCGCAACACCGTCCGCGAGGCCGTCCGCGCCCTCGCCCACAACGGGCTCCTCGACATCCGGCAGGGCTCCGGCACCTATGTGCTGGCCACCAGCGAGCTCGCCGGGGTTATGCACCGCCGCTTCGCCACCGCCGATACGCGGCATGTCAGCGAGCTGCGCAGCGCCCTGGAGTCGGCGGCCGCCCGGCTCGCCGCGCAGCGCCGTACGCAGCGGGACCTGGCGCACCTGGACGCGGCCCTGGACCGGCGCGAGCGCGCCTGGGAGTCCGGCGACGCCGAGGCCTTCGTGGAGGCCGACGCCACGCTGCACCTGGCCGTCGTGGCGGCCTCCCACAACGAGGTGATCGCCGAGCTGTACGCGGACCTCGGCCAGGTGCTGCGCGCCTTCCTGCGGGCCGACATGGGCGGCGAGCTGCGCCCCGAGAACTACGTCGACCACGCCCGGCTCGTCGAGGCCATCCGCGCCGGTGACGGCGACACCGCGGCCGCGGAAGCGGCAGCGCACGCCTTCAGCTGGTGCGTCAGCGGCCACCCTGCTTGA
- the fabI gene encoding enoyl-ACP reductase FabI, whose translation MSGILAGKRILVTGVLTDSSIAFHVARLAQEEGAEVVLTGFGRLSLVERIAKRLPKPAPVIELDVTDQEHLDGLADKVREHTGDDGHLDGVVHSIAFGPQGVFNFLEAAWDDVATAVHVSAYSLKSLTTACLPLMPRGGSVVGLTFDATVAWPKYDWMGVAKAALESTSRYLARDLGERNVRCNLVSAGPIKSIAAKSIPGFEDLATVWDTRAPLSWDLTDPEPAARGVVGLLSDWFPKTTGEIVHVDGGLHAIGA comes from the coding sequence ATGAGTGGAATCCTCGCAGGCAAGCGCATTCTCGTCACGGGAGTCCTCACCGACTCCTCGATCGCCTTCCACGTCGCCAGGCTCGCCCAGGAAGAGGGCGCCGAAGTCGTCCTCACCGGCTTCGGCCGGCTCAGCCTCGTCGAGCGCATCGCCAAGCGGCTGCCGAAGCCGGCTCCGGTCATCGAGCTGGACGTCACCGACCAGGAGCACCTGGACGGCCTCGCCGACAAGGTCCGTGAGCACACCGGGGACGACGGCCACCTCGACGGCGTCGTGCACTCGATCGCCTTCGGCCCGCAGGGCGTCTTCAACTTCCTGGAGGCCGCCTGGGACGACGTGGCCACCGCCGTGCACGTCTCGGCGTACTCCCTGAAGTCGCTCACCACCGCCTGCCTGCCGCTGATGCCGCGCGGCGGCTCGGTCGTCGGCCTCACCTTCGACGCGACGGTGGCCTGGCCGAAGTACGACTGGATGGGTGTCGCCAAGGCGGCCCTGGAGTCGACCTCGCGCTACCTCGCCCGTGACCTGGGTGAGCGGAACGTGCGCTGCAACCTGGTCTCGGCCGGGCCCATCAAGTCGATCGCCGCCAAGTCCATCCCGGGCTTCGAGGACCTGGCCACGGTCTGGGACACCCGCGCCCCGCTCAGCTGGGACCTCACCGACCCGGAGCCGGCCGCGCGCGGCGTCGTCGGCCTGCTCTCGGACTGGTTCCCGAAGACGACGGGCGAGATCGTGCACGTCGACGGCGGTCTGCACGCGATCGGCGCGTAA
- the fabG gene encoding 3-oxoacyl-[acyl-carrier-protein] reductase — MSRSVLVTGGNRGIGLAIARAFADAGDKVAITYRSGEPPAGFYAVKCDITDSEQVEQAYKEIEAEHGPVEVLVANAGVTKDQLLMRMSEEDFTSVLDTNLTGAFRVVKRANRGMLRAKKGRVVLISSVVGLLGSAGQANYAASKAGLVGFARSLARELGSRNITFNVVAPGFVDTDMTQVLTEEQRKGIVAQVPLGRYAQPEEIAATVRFLASDDASYITGAVIPVDGGLGMGH, encoded by the coding sequence TTGAGCCGCTCGGTTCTCGTCACCGGAGGAAACCGGGGCATCGGCCTCGCCATCGCCCGCGCTTTCGCCGACGCGGGTGACAAGGTCGCCATCACCTACCGCTCGGGCGAGCCACCGGCCGGCTTCTACGCCGTCAAGTGCGACATCACGGACTCCGAGCAGGTCGAGCAGGCTTACAAGGAGATCGAGGCCGAGCACGGCCCGGTCGAGGTGCTGGTCGCCAACGCCGGTGTCACCAAGGACCAACTGCTGATGCGGATGTCCGAGGAGGACTTCACCTCGGTCCTGGACACCAACCTCACCGGCGCCTTCCGGGTCGTCAAGCGTGCCAACCGCGGCATGCTGCGCGCCAAGAAGGGCCGTGTCGTGCTGATCTCGTCGGTCGTCGGGCTGCTGGGGTCCGCCGGGCAGGCCAACTACGCGGCGTCCAAGGCCGGTCTGGTCGGCTTCGCGCGCTCCCTCGCCCGTGAGCTGGGGTCGCGCAACATCACCTTCAATGTCGTCGCGCCCGGCTTCGTCGACACCGACATGACACAGGTGCTCACCGAGGAGCAGCGCAAGGGCATCGTGGCCCAGGTACCGCTGGGCCGCTATGCGCAGCCCGAGGAGATCGCCGCCACGGTGCGCTTCCTCGCCTCCGACGACGCGTCGTACATCACTGGAGCCGTCATTCCCGTTGACGGCGGATTGGGCATGGGTCACTGA
- a CDS encoding metallopeptidase TldD-related protein: MSIVTSKPYEIVERALELSRADGTVVIADEDSTANLRWAGNALTTNGVTRGRTLTVIATVNGAQGTASGVVSRSAVTDDELEPLVRAAEAAARDAGPAEDAQPLVSGVPASADFTDAPAETSSEVFAAFAPALGEAFAAARAGGRRLYGFAYHSVTSTYLGTSTGLRLRHDQPSGTLELNAKSEDLTRSAWAGAGTRDFKDVDPGELADGLAQRLAWAERRVELPAGRYETLLPPSAVADLLIYQQWSAAARDAHEGRTVFSKQGGGTRVGEKLSELPLTLRSDPAEPGLESAPFVIAHSSGDASSVFDNGLPVGAVDWMRDGVLQRLLTTRHSAGLTGLPVAPTGGNLLLDGGGKRSLEELVADTERGLLLTCLWYIREVDPATLLLTGLTRDGVFLVENGEVTGAVNNFRFNESPVDLLGRVTEVGRTERTLPREWSDWFTRAAFPAMRVPDFNMSSVSKGV; the protein is encoded by the coding sequence ATGAGCATCGTCACGTCCAAGCCTTACGAGATCGTCGAGCGCGCCCTGGAGCTGTCGCGGGCCGACGGCACCGTCGTCATCGCCGACGAGGATTCCACCGCCAACCTGCGCTGGGCGGGCAACGCGCTGACGACCAACGGGGTGACCCGGGGCCGCACCCTCACCGTCATCGCGACGGTCAACGGTGCGCAGGGCACTGCCTCGGGTGTGGTGTCCCGGTCCGCGGTGACCGATGACGAGCTGGAACCGCTGGTGCGGGCGGCGGAGGCGGCGGCGCGGGACGCGGGGCCGGCGGAGGACGCGCAGCCGCTGGTGTCCGGGGTGCCCGCGTCGGCGGACTTCACGGACGCGCCGGCCGAGACCTCCTCGGAGGTCTTCGCGGCCTTCGCGCCCGCGCTGGGCGAGGCCTTCGCGGCGGCCCGGGCCGGCGGGCGCCGGCTGTACGGCTTCGCGTACCACTCGGTGACGTCCACGTATCTCGGGACCTCGACCGGGCTGCGGCTGCGGCACGACCAGCCGAGCGGCACCCTGGAGCTCAACGCCAAGTCCGAGGACCTCACGCGCTCCGCGTGGGCCGGCGCCGGGACCCGGGACTTCAAGGACGTCGACCCCGGCGAGCTGGCCGACGGCCTGGCGCAGCGGCTGGCCTGGGCGGAGCGCCGCGTAGAACTGCCCGCCGGGCGGTACGAGACGCTGCTGCCGCCGTCCGCCGTGGCCGACCTGCTGATCTACCAGCAGTGGTCGGCGGCCGCCCGGGACGCGCACGAGGGCCGCACCGTCTTCAGCAAGCAGGGCGGCGGCACCCGGGTCGGCGAGAAGCTGTCCGAGCTGCCGCTCACGCTGCGCAGCGACCCGGCCGAGCCGGGCCTGGAGTCGGCGCCCTTCGTGATCGCGCACTCCTCCGGCGACGCCTCGTCGGTGTTCGACAACGGGCTGCCCGTCGGAGCCGTGGACTGGATGCGCGACGGTGTGCTGCAGCGGCTGCTCACCACCCGGCACAGCGCGGGTCTGACCGGGCTGCCGGTCGCGCCCACCGGCGGCAATCTGCTGCTGGACGGGGGCGGGAAGCGGTCGCTGGAGGAGCTGGTCGCGGACACCGAGCGCGGGCTGCTGCTCACCTGCCTGTGGTACATCCGCGAGGTCGATCCGGCGACGCTGCTGCTGACCGGGCTGACCCGGGACGGGGTCTTCCTCGTGGAGAACGGCGAGGTGACGGGCGCCGTCAACAACTTCCGGTTCAACGAGTCGCCGGTGGACCTGCTCGGGCGGGTCACGGAGGTCGGGCGCACCGAGCGGACGCTGCCGCGTGAGTGGAGCGACTGGTTCACGCGGGCGGCGTTCCCGGCGATGCGGGTGCCGGACTTCAACATGAGCTCGGTCAGCAAGGGGGTCTGA
- a CDS encoding TldD/PmbA family protein — protein sequence MPHEIDQSFLALPLRALADAALARARALGAEHADFRFERVRDASVRLRDGKPSGSSDSTDAGYAVRVVHGGAWGFASGVDLTMDAAARVAGQAVAMAKLSAKVIAAAGSDERVELAPEPVHADRVWVSAYDIDPFGVPDAEKTGLLAEWSGRLLAAKGVSHVDASVMTVHENKFYADTAGTTTTQQRVRVHPQLTAVAVDESSGEFDSMRTLAPPVGRGWEYLTGTGWDWDSELAEIPALLAEKMRAPSVEAGAYDLVVDPSNLWLTIHESIGHATELDRALGYEAAYAGTSFATFDQLGKLKYGSALMNVTGDRTAEHGLATIGYDDEGVAGQSWDLVKDGTLVGYQLDRRIAKLTGFERSNGCAYADSPSHVPVQRMANVSLAAASDGPSTDELIGGVERGIYVVGDRSWSIDMQRYNFQFTGQRFFRIENGRLAGQLRDVAYQATTTDFWGSMEAVGGPQTYVLGGAFNCGKAQPGQVAAVSHGCPSALFRSVNILNTTQEAGR from the coding sequence GTGCCCCATGAGATCGATCAGTCATTTCTGGCGCTGCCGCTGCGCGCGCTGGCCGACGCGGCGCTCGCGCGCGCTCGCGCACTGGGCGCCGAGCACGCCGACTTCCGCTTCGAGCGGGTGCGCGACGCTTCCGTGCGGCTGCGGGACGGCAAGCCGTCGGGGTCCTCGGACAGTACGGACGCCGGCTACGCGGTGCGCGTCGTGCACGGCGGGGCCTGGGGGTTCGCGTCCGGGGTGGACCTGACGATGGACGCGGCGGCCCGCGTGGCGGGGCAGGCGGTGGCGATGGCGAAGCTGTCGGCGAAGGTCATCGCGGCGGCCGGGTCGGACGAGCGGGTGGAGCTGGCCCCGGAGCCGGTGCACGCGGACCGGGTGTGGGTGTCGGCCTACGACATCGACCCGTTCGGGGTGCCCGACGCGGAGAAGACCGGGCTGCTGGCGGAGTGGAGCGGACGGCTGCTCGCGGCGAAGGGCGTGTCGCATGTGGACGCGTCGGTGATGACGGTCCATGAGAACAAGTTCTACGCCGACACGGCGGGCACCACCACGACGCAGCAGCGGGTGCGGGTGCATCCTCAGCTGACGGCGGTCGCGGTGGACGAGAGCTCGGGCGAGTTCGACTCGATGCGCACGCTCGCGCCCCCGGTCGGACGGGGCTGGGAGTATCTGACCGGCACCGGCTGGGACTGGGACAGCGAGCTCGCGGAGATCCCGGCCTTGCTGGCGGAGAAGATGCGGGCGCCCTCGGTGGAGGCGGGTGCGTACGACCTCGTGGTGGACCCGTCCAATCTGTGGCTGACCATCCATGAGTCGATCGGGCACGCGACGGAACTGGACCGCGCGCTCGGCTACGAGGCGGCGTACGCGGGAACCTCGTTCGCGACCTTCGACCAGCTGGGCAAGCTCAAGTACGGCTCCGCGCTGATGAATGTGACCGGCGACCGGACCGCGGAGCACGGGCTGGCGACCATCGGGTACGACGACGAGGGCGTGGCCGGGCAGTCCTGGGACCTGGTGAAGGACGGCACGCTGGTCGGGTATCAGCTGGACCGGCGGATCGCGAAGCTGACCGGCTTCGAGCGGTCCAACGGGTGTGCATACGCCGACTCCCCGTCGCATGTGCCGGTGCAGCGGATGGCGAACGTCTCGCTGGCGGCGGCCTCTGACGGGCCGTCGACGGATGAGCTGATCGGGGGCGTGGAGCGCGGGATCTACGTGGTCGGCGACCGGTCGTGGTCGATCGACATGCAGCGCTACAACTTCCAGTTCACCGGACAGCGGTTCTTCCGCATCGAGAACGGGCGGCTGGCGGGGCAGCTGCGCGATGTGGCCTACCAGGCCACGACCACCGACTTCTGGGGCTCGATGGAGGCGGTCGGCGGCCCGCAGACGTACGTCCTCGGCGGTGCCTTCAACTGCGGCAAGGCGCAGCCGGGGCAGGTCGCGGCAGTGTCGCACGGCTGCCCGTCCGCTCTGTTCCGGAGCGTCAACATCCTCAACACCACGCAGGAGGCGGGCCGATGA
- a CDS encoding GlsB/YeaQ/YmgE family stress response membrane protein, giving the protein MSWLWAIIVGLVLGLIAKAILPGKQNIPLWLTTIFGILGSILGNAVAAWIGIDETKGIDWGRHALQLAGAVLIVALGTPLWAMIRGEKQTA; this is encoded by the coding sequence ATGAGCTGGTTGTGGGCGATCATCGTCGGTCTGGTGCTGGGTCTGATCGCCAAGGCGATCCTGCCGGGGAAGCAGAACATCCCGCTGTGGCTGACCACGATCTTCGGCATCCTGGGCAGCATCCTGGGCAACGCCGTCGCGGCCTGGATCGGCATCGACGAGACCAAGGGCATCGACTGGGGCAGGCACGCGCTCCAGCTCGCGGGTGCGGTGCTGATCGTCGCCCTGGGCACGCCGCTGTGGGCCATGATCAGAGGCGAGAAGCAGACCGCCTGA
- a CDS encoding RNA 2'-phosphotransferase, with amino-acid sequence MDEKRTVRTSKFLSRVLRHDPGSIGIVLDEGGWVDVGELLAAAARAGPRFSRAELDHVVASNNKKRFAFSDDGLRIRASQGHSVEVDLGLDAVEPPAVLYHGTAATTLPVVLREGLKPMSRQDVHLSADLETALRVGSRHGRPVVLVVDAAALSGDGHAFRLSANGVWLTDRVPPTHLRQHPG; translated from the coding sequence ATGGACGAGAAGCGCACGGTCCGGACGTCGAAGTTCCTGTCGCGCGTGCTCCGGCACGACCCGGGTTCGATCGGCATCGTCCTGGACGAGGGCGGCTGGGTGGACGTCGGCGAGCTGCTCGCCGCGGCCGCCCGGGCCGGCCCGCGCTTCTCCCGGGCCGAGCTCGACCATGTCGTCGCCAGCAACAACAAGAAGCGCTTCGCCTTCTCCGACGACGGCCTGCGGATACGGGCCAGCCAGGGCCATTCGGTCGAGGTCGACCTCGGCCTCGACGCCGTCGAGCCGCCTGCCGTCCTCTACCACGGCACGGCGGCCACGACCCTGCCCGTCGTCCTGCGGGAAGGGCTCAAGCCCATGTCCCGGCAGGACGTCCACCTGTCCGCGGACCTGGAAACGGCCCTGCGCGTCGGCTCCCGCCACGGCCGTCCTGTCGTCCTGGTCGTGGACGCGGCCGCCCTGTCCGGCGACGGCCACGCCTTCCGGCTCAGCGCGAACGGCGTCTGGCTCACCGACCGGGTGCCGCCGACGCATCTGCGGCAGCACCCCGGGTGA